One Bemisia tabaci chromosome 7, PGI_BMITA_v3 DNA window includes the following coding sequences:
- the LOC109035654 gene encoding LOW QUALITY PROTEIN: 1-acyl-sn-glycerol-3-phosphate acyltransferase delta-like (The sequence of the model RefSeq protein was modified relative to this genomic sequence to represent the inferred CDS: substituted 1 base at 1 genomic stop codon) produces MAEWWSGTDIVFYIDEDDYKKYYGKEHGFLIMNHRYDIDWLMGWIFCERIKVLGNVKAFAKKSIKYIPTMGWTWLFGEFVFLERQWEKDKTAIGXQLAQLVDYPDPIWLLLFAEGTRFTPEKHEASKAFAREQGLYELKHHLTPRTRGFTASMPHLRGKVPAIYNVQVAFRADDEDKPTIGTLLAAKRLQAHMFIERIPLESVPEGEEEQKVWLRNLYVQKDQMMESFLRTGDWFKESGVRPVKGFNINRRPYTLLNVVFWNSAINCPLLYLASSWAKNFLASITLTKAGISVSVCFLLYLGFQQAAKRLIDTTRSCKGSSYGKK; encoded by the exons ATGGCAGAATGGTGGTCTGGAACAGACATTGTTTTCTACATTGATGAAGATGACTACAAAAAGTATTATGGAAAGGAACATGGATTTTTAATCATGAATCATCGCTATGACATCGATTGGTTGATGGGATGGATATTTTGCGAGCGTATCAAAGTATTAGGT AACGTGAAGgcctttgcaaaaaaatccatcAAGTATATTCCGACAATGGGTTGGACATGGTTATTTGGTGAATTTGTCTTCCTTGAACGTCAGTGGGAGAAAGACAAGACTGCGATCGGATGACAATTAGCCCAACTGGTCGACTACCCGGATCCAATTTGG TTGCTTCTGTTTGCGGAGGGCACAAGGTTTACCCCTGAGAAACATGAAGCAAGCAAAGCCTTTGCACGTGAACAAGGTCTCTATGAGCTCAAACACCATCTGACGCCCCGCACGAGAGGATTTACCGCTAGTATGCCGCATCTGAGAGGAAAAGTCCCTGCAATTTATAACGTTCAAGTTGCTTTTCGAGC ggaTGATGAAGATAAACCAACCATTGGTACACTGCTAGCTGCGAAGCGCTTACAGGCTCACATGTTCATTGAGCGCATCCCCCTTGAATCTGTACCAGAAGGGGAAGAGGAACAAAAAGTGTGGTTGAGGAATTTGTACGTGCAAAAG GACCAAATGATGGAAAGCTTTTTGAGAACCGGCGATTGGTTCAAAGAAAGTGGTGTTCGACCAGTTAAAGGATTTAACATAAATAGACGCCCATATACACTCCTTAATGTTGTATTTTGGAACTCCGCAATCAACTGCCCGCTATTGTACCTAGCCTCTAGTTGGGCCAAAAACTTCCTCGCCTCGATAACCTTAACGAAGGCTGGAATCTCTGTTTCTGTCTGCTTTCTTCTATACCTAGGCT ttcaacaAGCTGCCAAGCGGTTAATAGATACAACCCGATCTTGTAAGGGATCTTCTTATGGGAAGAAATAG